In Oryctolagus cuniculus chromosome 18, mOryCun1.1, whole genome shotgun sequence, the DNA window TGGCTTCTAGGTCTGTGTGGTCCCTCCCTGTAAAGATACCAGGACTCTGTCTTGGGGACTTCATCCCACAACCTAATCCAGTCTGGCCCCTTCCCAAAGTCCTCACCTTCAGACATCGTAATTGGACTGTTTCCAACTTTAATCCATTAACAAATACCACAGATCCATTAagcattaacataagactttggaaaCCTTGCATTTAATGCATCAGCCCTTGGGAGACACTCAAAAAATATCCATCCATGTGTTGATACAGCAGGAGGAAGTAGAGATTCTAAACTCAAGTATCTTTGTAGAAAGAGCATACTATTGGTTTAGCTGTCTCATTAGAGCCGCAGAAAATGGTGACAGTGGAAAtgtgaactatttttttaaaaaaatatttatttatttatttatttgaaagtcaaagttacacagagacagaaggagagtgagaggtcttccatccactggtttactccccaactggctgcaacagccagagctgtgccaatccaaaaccaggagccatgacccaggagcttcctccaggtctcccacacgggtacaggggcccagggtcttgggccatcttccactgctttcctaggccatagcagagagctggataggaaatggagcatctgaaactcaatggtgcccatatgagatgctggcactctaGGCAGTGCCCTTACTTGCTACgctacagtaccagcccctaggAAATGTGAACTCTTGAATGACCAGGATCCCAGCAAGGCCAGGTATAATCCATCAGCAACAGTGACAGAACAGTGTGCAAGGATTCACTCTGAAGATCCCTGGCCTCACATCTCTGAGGACCTGAATCCCACAGAAAATTAGAGTAAGAGAATTTGAGAGACGGGAGTGGGAAAAtgtgcaaaaagtttttgcaaAGTAAATACATGTAAGACAAATGGACCACGGGACACTGGTAAAGTGTCATGCCATTGCTGATGAAGAATACTGAGATGGAGAGGTATTTAATTGAAATTATTATAACACACAAGACCTAAATAACAAGTATGTCAGCATGAAGTAGGTAGAGGGCTCACCACAGTTGAGTTTTCTGCAGAGATTCAGACACACCTCTGCATTTTATTGTGTATTAGAGAGAAACGTCCCTCATTCTCCATCTCACACGCAGGGCTGTTGGTATAGCTCTTTCCATGGGCACATTCATTTTTTCTGTGTCACAAACACTCCTCATAGTCTCTTTAGTTGTTATGCTTTATGTTTTATCTGTTTAGCATGCAATCAatgtaaaaaaatctttttatgacTTTCATTCATAAGTCTTCAAAAGCAGAGTgttgttaaaatttattacatACTCAAATCTAACAATCAAGTGTTCCATGTCCATGCATCCTTTTTTCCCCTCATATGAATGTTTTATGGCAGGGCAAGCATTTGGACTATCAGTTAACACAACAGTTAAggtacctacatcccatattgaagagcctggctttgagtcctggctccactcccaactcaagcttcctgctaatgtgtgcccagggaggcagcaggtgacatctcaagtacttgggttcttgctacccatgtgggaggcctctATTAAGTTCTTACCTCTATCTGAGCTTTgaactggtccagccccagccatttgaggagtaacccagtggatggaagtgtttctctctctctctctccccctcattctctctttctctctctctttctctctttctctctctctcccacttctttccctccctctatgcctatcaaatgaagaaataaagtcaTGTGTTTAAAAAAGAACAGCCTTTATgctttaaacaatatttatggaGACTCCTCTGTTGCATACAGGGCATTAGATCAGCCAGTGGAAGCTCTTTGAGAAAAGATGGTTCTCATCACGGAGAGGGAAGAAGTAAATCGggaaatgattttattatttttcatcagCACAAAAGGGCAGATGGTTGGGTAACATGTGGATAAAATTCCACGAAGCATCTTGAATCTTGGGTTTTTCTTGGGTGTATACAATGAATAAAAGGTGAAGAGATTGTTTGAGCAATAAAAGAACACAAAGCAACTTACTAACAAAAGGATGGTGTGGATGGCTTTGTTTTCAGGAGGTGTCTGGCAGGAGAGGCTGGAACTGTGGATGTGCCGGGCTCTCCTGTGATGTCTGCAGAGGTGATTCACCATGTACAGGCTCGTCCAGATCATGAGCACCACAAAGAACACATCTCGAAGCATTATGGCACTTAGAAATGACCCTAAGTGGTGGTCTCCAAATTGCCTAGTTTGACAGTGGGGGTGAGCATATTTATGGCCGATGGTGATATTGGATCTGGTGCCTACAGTTTCAATGATATAGATATAGATCAGCATGTTGATGgcccagaagaaaaggaaagaggggaaaATGCACGCAGAGAGTTTTGATTTCAGCCATGCACATTTGGAACCACTGGGACTGATGGTGATGGCCTGAAAAGCACTCAGGAGAGAGGTGGTGCAGATGGAAAGACCCCGGGCAACTCTGAATATGTATAAGATGACTTTGCAACCAACATCACCCAAAAAATGTCTCGCTCTCAAGGATGACATGATATCTGGAATCAGCGTGAATAGGATGGTTAAAATATTGACTGCTGTCAGGTGCATGAAAATCACATCTATGGGCTTCTTCAGGTGTGGCTGGATCAGGAAGGTGTACACATATGCCTGCAAGAGCACCAAGTTCCCTGCAACACCAATACAAGTCTGGAAGATGAGAAGAAGGCCATCAATCATGTCACTTGAAAACATGAGTGGCATCCTAACACCCAGGTGAGGCTGGCCTCTGCTGCAAAAGAAGCAGAATGTCTTGCACAATGCTTGAAAAACAGAGCCTAGGAAAGTACAGAATGAGAAATCAACATGAGGTGAGCGTGCTGGAACGTCCAGCTCCTCTGCATTTCAGGCCCAGGGTGGCAGCCTCAGAAACTGGATTCCAGGGATTCTCAGGAACCTCAAGCATGGAAACGGCTGTGAAGGAGGTGGGACTGAGACGCTGCCTCCTGCATTCATGTGTGTTACCCAGAAGCACATGCAGCCTGCAGGAGAGACAAATTTGCTTGTCTGAGATACTTTCCTCTTCGGAGTATCAAACCTATGCTCAGTACTCCCATCTCTGTCAAGAACACCGTATTATACTTTAACCACAGAAAGTGCAACCTATGTCTCAGAACGTTTTTAGAATCTTGACTGCAGACACAATTCTTTCAAGACAAGGGACTTTGTTCACTCATGCATTATCACAGCCAAAAtccataattaatttttaatgtaaaaatagcACAGTGTTTTCCAAGTCTGGCCttctggcctcccctccccctgccaacaGGGCTTGGAGACATTTTTGTTCTCACCGTTCCTGCAGAGCTCCTGACACACGGTGGGTAGAGGCTGAGACTCTACAGGTCAAGTTCACAGGGCAGCACTCACAGCAAGATGCTACAGAAAATGCAGAATAAAAGCATTCCAAGGTGGGAAAGCAAGGCCAAAGGTCAGGAAGCTGCAAATGTCAACATCAGCAACCCTCTAGCAAGACTATACCACTGCCCAATAGAAAGCCACCAATGACCTCACAAGTAAGATGTTAAAGAGATCAAAACAGAGGAGCTGTAAATATGTTCTAAAAAAATTACACTTGACTAACCATGTCAGCACATTTGTAAGGTCAAAACATACAGACAACTTCCTGGAAACTTAACTTACCATGGAAGATACTAAAACCGTGCATGGTCATAATATGCAAGGATCCTGATGATGAAGGTGAATAGTGGGCAAAAGTCCTTCCATAAATGCCAAGGAACACCACCAGTGCAGTGCACCAGACACATCAGACAGAAAACTATCAAAGATACTTCCTAAGATGGGCATGGGGGGTATTCTGTGAATCACATTTTGTTATTAGCACAACCttggttaaaaaaatcataaagtatGATGAAAAGGATATCTGTTTTCATAACTAAGTGGAAAGCAGTTTACACAAAATAATTGTAACAGTAAGTTCTACACTACATAGAAGTATTCAAGCTGTTGACCAAGAGCAACAGCCCGTTGTGCAGGGTAGGATGCACATTATAAGCTTCATCTTGATGATGAACACGCTAGGAAATGGAGGAAAAATATTCAGTCACCTCAAGTAATACATAAAGTCACTTGATAAAATTTACCACGTATTAATGATTAAGATTTTTATgatacagcaataaaaaggatTACTCTACTATGATAAAATCAACTATATGGTTAACAGTGTCATATTAATGGTTAAATATTAAAAACCTTGCCTTTTGGAGACGGGCAATACTAGAGCTATCTCCGTTTCTATTCACACTACTGGGGAATCCATTgtaaagacagaaaatagaatgtgTTAACATTTGGAAAGAAAGTGATATTATCCTCTAGCATGGACTGATGACCTGAGTTCTAGAAAGGAAATCTCCAGAATCCTTAGGTAAATGATTTGAAATATTAAGAGGGATTTTGCAGTTTTACTGACAGCAAAGCTAGTATCAAAATCACTCAGATTTCAATATTCTTCtgcaaagctatttttaaaagacaacctAAAGAATTACAGCATGTGGGTATGGTGATATGGTGAACCTAGGAGTTAACACtgaaaaacacacaaaacctCTCATTAGGAACAGTGCCATCAACTAACCTACAAGgatcaaaacattttaaataagcatGACTATTCATCCATTTCAGTTAAAAGGTTTTATCTATAAACATACTGATGTTGCCCCCCCAATGAAGGATGACAGTGGGAAGAAAGGGGAGAAAGGAAACGAAGTGAGAGGTGAGTcgttttaaatgtaaataaacatcCATCAAGGAATTGAAAATGAGTGGCAGGGAAAAAATGCACAAGAAAGGTCTAACAAGGAACTGAGCAGGATTCCCGAACTCACACCAAACAGGTCACAAAGCAAGAGCGGCTTGTGGTAAACGAAATCTCAGTGCCGGGGGCCAGTGAGAGGCCTGAGAGCTTTCAGAGATGCTAGGCAGAAATAAACAGGAGGATGAGACAGTGACCCACACATGGGAGGAGAGAAACGGGCCAGGAAAAAACAAGAAGCAAGAAATAGAAAACGTTAGAAAGAGAGCAGGTGCGGTGGGGAGCACGCAGGTGGGAGAGGCCTGGACATcgccctcctgtctcccaggctgggggtgcaggggccttacTGGGGGCGTCCTGCACAGGCTGGGGCCGCCCAGCACTGACTGGATCAGGACCAGGCCAGCAGGACGTCTCCTGCCCATGGACACCGGTCAccttgtcactgctgcctccaccaCCTTGCTTATCGTCGTCACTTTGACGGCCCCAGGAGAGCCCCAAATCGCCCTCCCAGACGCACAATGAGTCTCCTGAGGAATGTGCGGGGTTTCCTCAGGGGCAGCACGAGGTCGGTCCTTGGGCTGCGTTTTCCCCAGCTGAGCAGCGTCAGAAAAAAGTAAACTTCAGGACAACACACATCATCAGAAGTTTGTCTCCACGCAGCTGGTGGCAATCTCCTCTGCCCATGGCATGACCGAGCTCTGGATCTGTGCTCAGGAAATAGGTTCGTTCCTCCCTCAGAGGTTGCAGAGCCTAAGGGGTATCTACATTTACGAGAGCTTCAGCTACTTGGAAGCACCATAAAGCTCAAACACACTGAAAGTTCATGGCTTTTACAGCTTAGTTCTTTGGTTATTGATTTGAgttgggaagagacagaaagaaaacttgTACCTGCAGATGCACTGCCCACCGCACCCCACCACACCCCCAATAcaagcaatggccagggccaggccagaagccaggggctcagtccaggtctggGTTGGTTGGTAGAaccccagctacctgagccatcatcaccacTGCATTCCAggctgcacgttagcagggaactggattcagGAGCAGTGCCGGGTATGGAACCCATACACTGCCATGTGGGTCCTGGGTGTCTAAACCAGTCAGCCAAATACCCACTCTGGCACTGAGTTTCTTTGTACCCACCACAAACACAACTCAAGGCTGTGACACAAGGTTTGCTGTGGGctccacttttcttttaaaattcgtCTACCTCAATCTAACAATGACCTTCCCTCCAGAATGTTATGGCACTTTCCAGATAATACACGATTCACTATAGCAAGTAATAAAAGGGGAATACATACACGGAAAGCAGTTTAATTAACAGAATTCTGTCAATGACCATAAACACCTACACTTGCTTCCACAATAAACatgaccctttctttctcccAGGTTAAACCTTCTTGAGTGTTTTAGGTATTATCCTTTACTTTAAAGATTattgcatggggctggcactgtggcatagtaggctgagcctttTCCTGTAACACTGGATCtcataggggcgccagtttgagtcctggctgctcgtcttccaatccagctccctgctaatgtgcctgggaaagcagtggaagatggcccccaagtgcttgggtccctgctcccatgtgggagacccggaagaatatccttgctcctggctttggattggcccagctctggccattgcagccatttggggagcgaaccagcagatggaagacctctttctctctgtctctccttctctctctctgtaactctgcctctcaaataaataaataaaccttttaaaagattattgTCTGTGTTTGTTTTGATACAAGTTAATAATAATGTCTAGTTATTTATGAATATTcactttcttgtttaaaaaaagtttatttatttgaaagtcagagtgacagagagagatcggtcaatcttccatccactgattcactccccaaattcccacaacagccaggactgagccaggccaaagccaggaaccatgagcttcatctgggtttcccatgtgggtgccgggatccaagtgcttgagccatcctccgctgctttcccaggtgcattagcagggagctgcatcataagtagagcagccaggacttgaactaatgcTCATATCtgagatgctggcaacacaggtggtGAGTTAACCTGCTGTTTCACAATGCCGACAACTGAATATTCATTTTCTAGGTAAGAGTCTACACCACATACCCTCTTTACAACCATAGCTGTTTTTCTTCATTGTCAGTGTTCTGTGAACTTATAGAAGCTGtgggtagatctctctctgtctctccctcactgtctctgcATCACTAggctttgtaaataaataaaataaatcttaaaaaattaaaaccatcaaATACCACTTCACATCTATTAGAGTGGCTGTCATAACCAAGAGCAGGTAGCAAGTGCGGTGGAGGATGTGACCAACAGGGGACCTTGGCACAGCGTGAGGGAGATATAAATCCACAGAACCGCTGTGGAGGCCAGTGTGGCTTTTGCTCAAGAAATTAAAAACGGAGTCAGACCTATCAGCATGGCTGGCTTTGTAAAGGTTCAAGGAGGACCAAGAAGAACCTTCGCCTCACATTTCGGGAAGGGTGTGTCTCCCTCGTGGTTGCAGCAgtgggaaagaaaaggtttatttcagctcgtGGTTGGAGGAGACAGGATGGGTGGGCTGGGCACTAATGGAAAGCCAACCATGAACTCAAATAACAGCCAGCTCTCCTGCGAGAACCACCCTTGGAGGTCACGCCCCCAGGGGCCCCCTCGCTGCCACTGTTAAACCAAATCTCCACCCCAACCCACAACATGCAGAGGTCAGAGTTCAGACATCCTGCCTGAATTTGGGAGAAGACGAGTCTTCACGTACACACAGCAACTGTTGACTTGGCTTCTGTCTCGTGACAGCAAGGGCCCCTGTGAAACGCACCCCAATGTCCACAGAGTTCACCCCTCGCAGAGAGAAGCTGAGCTCCTCTGGCCGGCTGTGCCCTCACTCAGTCTCCGACATCCTGGCCATTCCTCGAACTACTGCACTTAAATATCCAGTCGCTTCATCTGCAAATGGCCTCATCATGCTGTCCAAAAACTAATAACAGCCCAAACCTCTCCCTCACCCCATGCATCCCACAccctccagcctcctcccctctctcactctctccctccgcTCTCACTCTGTAGGGCCTCTCCCTGCTGTGGGGTTCCTGGTCTCCCTACCCCATTGGATGAGCCATTACAGAGCACCAGGCCTCGGGAGCCACCTCCCCCGATGGTTTTCCTCCTGGTCCTCGCCCTGACAGAGAAGCTGGACCTACAGAAGCTGCACCAGAAGTAGTCAGTTTGGTTCTAaagctcctgccttcctctcacCCCATTAAGAAGCACCTGGCCTATGCCACCCTCCCAGGTAAGGGCTGCTTCACCTGTGAAATCCCAGGAGCTTAGGCACAAAGGAGCTGCCGGCTGCTGCTGTGCACCGAGTTGTGGTCGCCTGTACCTCCAATGCCTAAGGCCCATGAAATCCGGCCTGAGTCCCAGACGAAGCAGAAATGAGTGAATGGATGGGCGATCGAGGAGAATCCTGGCAAAGAGGCATCGCAAGCGTGGCATGGATGATCCCCAAGTTGTCTTCCAGCTCCAGGAACCCTCCTTGTTCTGGGGCTATGAGGGAGAATGACGTCAAATCCCCAGAAAGGACACTGATTTTCTACTTTCCTGAGAGCTGTCATCCAAAGCCTGCACCGCCTTCTCAGGGGCATGGTGAAGTTTTCCTCGCcatgggggcaggaggaaggttCTCAATGGCCAGCTGGACCCCACCAACCTTGCCTCCTTCAGAGCCCACTCCATGCGGGGGTTTTCAGGGGTCACATTAGGAGTGCGGCCACAGCCAGGCTAGGATGACAGTCTAGAGGGACATAGTGGACAGGTAGGGAACCACATTTACAGGGAAACCAGGCAGGGTGAGGGGATGTGCCACAGCCTCAGTGGCGCCCCCTGGTGTCCACATAGAAAGAGCACAACACAAGTCTCCCTGCCAGCATCACCGCCTGGGACCCAACCTTGTGTTTAGAGCTGCGGAACCCAGAGGAATGACAGGTTTACAAAAACTGGGAGGGACACTGGGAGCCAGTGGTTGGACCatgactggggggtgggggctgggacaggagTGTCTGCCTTAACTTTGAGGTTGGAATGCCCGCTTCCtgtttcagagtgcctggattccaccCAGGCTgctttcctgattccagcttcccagcaatgcagaccccgggaggcaatGGATTGGGATCCTGGATTGGGATCCTGGCTGCCAGGatcccaatgggagacctggattgggatcctggctcccagctcccagcttccaaccctggctgtcacaggcatttgggggagtgaaccagtggctaggattctccccaccaccaccactctgcttttcaaataaattaattaaaataaacccAGGGGAAATATGGGTAACTCTACACTGAGGGTTGATGGACCTGAATGCAGAGCTCTATGAGGTAGCCAGGGTCAGAACGGATGTGGGATTCAGTCGTGGGAAATGCGCGGGTGACCCTGGAGGAGGGTGCAGGGCCACAAAGCGGGATGAGGAAAGCAGCACTCCTGGGGCGTCCATGAGAGCAGTGCAAACACCACACCTCTGGCCAGGATGAGCTCCCATCCCCCgtgggaccccagccccactctgCTCCCAGCTAAGGCACAGGCACAGTGTGTAcacagagttttatttttattattgctgcTGTTGTTACATTGAAGCCTGCATCCTCCTACGAGGTGTGCACAGAGGCCGAGAGTGGTTTTGTCTGTCCCCAGAGTGGGGCACCCTCTCTACAACTTGGGGCATCACTCAGCTGAAGGCAGCACTGGCAGGGGGACCCCACAGCCTCCCCACCCCGacatgggaggcctggggcaCTGTCTGCCCTGGCTCGCGATCTCTGCTCCATGCTCCCAGGCTGGGTGGTGGACACAAGCACGGCCCCTGCCCTGGGTGAGTTCTGAGTGGGGCTTCCTCCCAGGCCTTCTGTGCGGTTCTTTTCCTGCCCCCACTTGCATGCGTGGGGCTCCTGTGCTGTTCTCTATCTCTGCAAAGCCCTCTCCTCGCCAATTCTCTCTGCTATGAACTCCTGGTCACCGTCTGCCTCCACAATGCAGGGAGACACACGTGCAGCCTGGGTCACCCTCTGTGTCCTCTGGCTTGGAAACTACAGGCTGTATTCTGGGGTATTCATGGGCTACTTGCTCTGTAtcatggttcatttttttttttaagattcatttatctatttgagaggcagagttacggggttggtggggggagagaaagtcttccaacagtgccagccccaacacaaaAAATTTTCAGGTTGTAGTTGTTAATAATAAAGGGAAAAAGTCAAAATATGatgaactggggccagtgctgtggcgtagctggtgaagctgccacctgcagtgtaggcatcccatatgggcaccagtttgagtcccggctgctccactttcaatccagctctctgctgatgcacctgggaaagcagtagaggatggcccaagttcttgggcccctgtacctgcatggaagacccagaagaagctcctggatcctggcttcgcattggcccagctctggccattgtggccatctggggagtgaaccagcagatagaagatttctctctctctctgctctgcccctctgtaattctgcctttcaaataaataaataaatatttttaaaaatgatgaataaaGTGTGATATTTACCAAACAAAATTGAAGACAATGGCAGTGGTTTGGGAGCTGTAAGGAATGCTAAGtacaaaagaagtgaaagaataaagaaagggaAACACATCTTACATAGAAGAAGTAGTGACAAAAATAACAAAGGAGGAAATTTAGGTACATGATCACAGAGAAAATAATAGCAAAACacaattgaaaaaaatcagtctCTGGAAGGAAGCATGGAGCGGGGAGTGAGCAGGGGGAGAGGCctcactgccctcccaccccaggcgcaggtgcaggggccttacTGGGGGCGTCCTGCATAGGCTGGGGCCGCCCAGCACTGACTGTGGatcaggcccaggcccaggccggcGGGACGTCTCCTCCCGGTGGACACCGGTCATCTTGTCACTGCTACCTCCACCACCTTGTTTATCGTCGTCACTTTGACGCCCCCGGGAGACCCCAAATTGCCCTCCCAGACGCACAATGAGTCTCCTGGGGAGCGCACGGGGTTTCCTCAGGGGCAGCACGAGGTCGAGGTCGGCGCTTGGGGCTGCGTTTTCCCCAGCTGAGCAGCGTCAGAAAGTAAACTTCAGGACGACACACGTCATCAGAAGTTCGTCCCCAACAGCTGGTGCAAATCATGATCCCACTAGTGGCTTCCTTGGTTGTTTTGATGGATATGCCCTTAAGTTGataccttttttaagatttaacaatttgGGGTCAGTATTTGGTATTTGTGTTAACCTtcttcctgtgatgctggcatcccacttctcagg includes these proteins:
- the ORYCUNV1R1580 gene encoding vomeronasal 1 receptor oryCunV1R1580, which produces MFSSDMIDGLLLIFQTCIGVAGNLVLLQAYVYTFLIQPHLKKPIDVIFMHLTAVNILTILFTLIPDIMSSLRARHFLGDVGCKVILYIFRVARGLSICTTSLLSAFQAITISPSGSKCAWLKSKLSACIFPSFLFFWAINMLIYIYIIETVGTRSNITIGHKYAHPHCQTRQFGDHHLGSFLSAIMLRDVFFVVLMIWTSLYMVNHLCRHHRRARHIHSSSLSCQTPPENKAIHTILLLVSCFVFFYCSNNLFTFYSLYTPKKNPRFKMLRGILSTCYPTICPFVLMKNNKIISRFTSSLSVMRTIFSQRASTG